The genomic DNA GTtagttatagttaaatataaagcatttcttttaagaaatatatatatatataaagcgttcattaaaaaataaaataaagcatgatagttttttttcaaaggagaaaacatggcagttgttttattaaaaaataagctatgaACTTGGTCGTTATTTTTAAGCCATGGAcatattgttttattaaaaaataattaaattaaattaatagggttaaaattggaagaaaatataaaaactaccagctataagctcaaaagctacttgaaataacTTCTCAAAAAACGCTACAAGCTagtgaaaaaagttttttaccaaacacatcttattatatcaaaacaagcttataaactagtccaacaagctataagctagtttattcgtgttaccaaacacaataATGATGGGTttaatttgatgtgaaattttaattattacaaaccctatagtgtaaattaattaagattgtatacctaaatataattaaataaaaattaaaagttaccttattaaaattgattttttttttttatagaaaaattgactcatttatttgacatttaatgttacatttgtatattacattttaattggttgatatAAGAAtaaataccctctaaacaagagaaaGTAATGTAGAAAAAACTGTTTTTCTAACCTATGCAACATTGCATAGAATAAGGTGCAATAAATGTTCTACTATCTTTAATAAAATCTAACATTattaattatcattttcttggaaaatgacaattttctctatcctattaatcattattttttttataacttaatattacaaaattaaatacTACTTCTAATAATAAACACATGGAAAATTATCATGGATCAAATGGAACGgcatttgtaaccaaaaaaatataaactgcATTTCTTTATATAAGGGTATCACAAACCACAAAACCAAAAACATGGAACGACATTTGTAAACAAAAACACCACCTTATGCTAGTGAGAACAATGTTTGATACTCCATAATAGTGGTAAAATACTTATAAAGGGATTAATTGCTCTCACTCCTTGAGTCAAGATGCCAACGTTTGATATAATTATAACATATGCATGTTAATAGTTTTATAACATGATAACATGAGTTTTTTTAACATTAGAACATAtgaattatatagtagttaattgAGAAAAAGGTGAAAGCAATTGAAAACTATGAGAAAAGCGtgaaagaaattgaaagaaaatatgtataatttacTGTGAGTTTTGTCCACAATGACGCTGAAGAAGAAATTAGtgtgaaagataaaaaatttaactgGATTGTATTTAGAAGATGCCTACTAGTATTTAGTTTTTcacaaaatacaataaatagaAAGATGATTAATAGAGGAGAGagggaaagaaaagaaaaatgtatataGTGGtatcattttttaagaaaatgataatcaatataatagtTAAGGTGAATATAGTGGTACATTTATTGCACCTTATCCTATACAATATTGCATAGGTTAAAAAAACCcttgataaattaataaaaagaggGATCAGACcctttgtacccaaaaaaaaaaaaaaaagagagagagagagagagagaagtcaGGCCTAGAAATCcactaattaaaaaaactcaaaatacaaTGGTAGTGTGAATTGCTATTATATATTGGCAAcataatttttcaaatcttCCAAATATTGGCCTAAATTGGTAAAATGTATGAAAactaaagaacaaaaaaaactttaccataaataaattgtttcatAGAATACAAAGATAGCCATCTCCTCCAATAACAGCATTACAACTTTGATtaaaatgactctaaaagaagaaaaaataatttgatcaaAGTTCTGCTTTAGAATCCTTATCAGAATCTGTACTCTCTTTCACCTTTTCTTTTGTATTATGAATTGTTTCTCCAACAAATTCTGCGGCTGATTTAGCAGTTCCTTCAACAGATTCTTTGCTTTTGTCAAAACTCCTCTCAACTGCTTCTTTCACTCCTTCATGTTCTACTTTTCCCCTGAAACTGAAATATAGATACACAACATTACCTACATTACTATTCATATATACATTAAATTGGATTTTTACTACATTATATACATGGTAAAATTATAGTTTAATTTGGTTATAAAATTATAGGTTAAATTTGATACACcatcaacaaatcatatatatcttTGACTTTAGACGTGGTTAAATGTCtttgataatttatttgataCTGAACAATTATTGCGAAAGACTAATGtgattgaatatttttcaaggatttaatgcataaaaatgattgattttaattgtaACTATTTTAAAGTTGTACATGTTTGTGATTTGTTGACACCATATCAacattaaacaattttcaattgcagaaatcattaaaaaattcaataaagtGTAGAGATCAAATCAATGCTGATTCAATCCTAAAAATGAAATAGACTTTTGTGAACCTACAAACTTACTCCAAATTTGGTGGTGAAAACTGCATCTGAAGATCATGGATGACAGTTTTGATTTTCTCCCAAGAGCTTTCATGGGATTTTCTAAGCAGAGAAACGGTGTCAATTAGTAATTTGGTAAGGCGTGGTTTTTCTGGAGAATCTGTGGCCACATTTTGGCCACCTTCATCAGCAGGGGTTACATGCTGGAATTGGAGAATTACCAAGAtgccaaaaagaagaaaaagtttaTTTTCCATGCTAAtgctaattaaaaaaactaattgttCAAGGTTAGAGAGATGAGAAACTTATGCTAAGGTATATGGCTTGTTTGGTACTTGGAAGTTAGCACAACCTTTCCTTTTAACACGTTCTACTACGTGGTGGGACTTTCATCTTGCATGTGGGCTATCCATATATTTGAATATTTCAAACACTAAGGTAAGCTAAAATtatttgtcccaaaatatagagaaattatttatttatttatttatttatttttaccttTTCTGCATgatttaaaatgtcaaaattctAGTAAAACTTTGTTTGGAGAATGGTAGAGATTGTCTCCCAACTAGGAGCTTGCAACAAGAAAGGTATCGTGTTCTTAAAATTGTACTTATTGTGATAATTATGGTGAAAATGTTGGACCCCAAACTGTATTGATGTTATGTTTAATGATATGAGATGAGTttgcttttgtcaaaaaagtatGTAATtgattcataattaaattattaatacatCACATCAAACTAAGTGCCTTGAAGTTACAACTATTAAGCTAGCACCTAATGTTAAAActatatactccatccgtttcaaattgtatgacgttttaggcattttacacatattaagaaatgtaattaatattgtgtgagaaaaagatattataaattgttttacaaaattatccttaaaaaatgatataggaaagataaatgaaagaattgaaaaaagaaaaagtaataaatagttaaagatataataggaaaagtaacattaatgtttcattgatattctaaagtgacatacaatttaggacggagggagtataacttACTTCAAAATATGCTTACTATATAACAATAAATTATGGATATGATTCATGACGTTTGCATTAGAATAAATGTCGACATCAAAGGGACCATAATTGTTGAGCAAACAACTCATTAGATTTGTAGAATAGAATACTGATCATACTTCATAATCATATGATGTGATTGATCTATAAATGCATGCTAactgaaaaaaaacaaaaaaaaaaaaaacatgtaataaTATAGACTTAGACTTCCACAGTAGAAGGATAAAATCAGGTTCACAATTCGAAGTTTACAGAACTACAAATTACCGTAGTATGTACCAAATTTTTCAACATTTGTTTGCTTGGATCATTTAGGCACACAAGGTAAAATGTCTTGCATTTTGTCAATAACATCACATCTTCACCCATATCTAGCCTTTgggaggaaaaaagaaaaatcccATACAAAATCCTAGAACTTCTGGAATTCATGTTTGATCAAATACAACCGTATCTGAAGATTATAAACACCAACTACATATTATATGTCCAAACAGAAAATCAGTAGCCACATCAAGTAACAAGTCTGCATGCAGAAAGAAACCAACCAAATCAGTTGTCCTTCCAATCTATGAATCTTCGGTTTTGTTCTCATGGACGCAATGACATTTTGAAACTTGCCTAGAAAGATTTTTGCCAATTTTTCTTGTCTCCTCAATCTCGTCCCCAAATTGATCTGTGTGTTGCTATGAAACCAAGATTaatataatgataataattaatgatatattaatCATGAGAAACAAATTCTAAAAGGCTATATGAGTTGTGATAAAATTTACCAATAGGTGAGAACCCAAATAACCAATTACGAGAGCATACGAGAGCTTGCAGATTTTCTGAAAACATACAACTTCTATACTTGTTCAAAATACAGTTGCCAGGACTAAAAGGAGATTCTGATGCCACTGCGATTAATGGGATGCTCAATACATCCCTAGCCAACCTTGCAAGGATATAATACTCTTTCTCATTGTCTTTCCAATATTGTAAAGCATTTACATAATAACCTCTGTCTCTCTCTTTCAAATAAAGATCAAGTTGAGTCACACCACCTGCATATCTTTCTAGCCTCTCTTTTTCAACATATTCCTATGACAATTTGAATCaaagacaaaataaatatttaagaataaagataaaaaaaatgaaaaataaaaagctgAACAAAACATAGACATACACGATATTCCGAAAGAAAGTCTGTTTTCCTTTCCCGAGAAGTAAAACGAGAATCCCTCACAGGTAATCTAATTGAAATTGATGCAACTTTGTTGGCATATTCATTAAAAAGAGAATATAAAACTTTCCTCACATGGCTCACCTTATCTTTTACTGTCTCTGTATCATGACCTAATTTTTCGAACAGATACTTCAAAGATTCGAACTTCAAACGAGGATCTAAAACACAACCAAAAGCAAGAATCATGCTATATTCACTCATATACTTGTCAAACTCATTCAACATCTTTGAAGCCATATCTCTTATCTTGTCATCTTCGATCaacatcatttttttcaatgaaaacttTATCCCCAAAATATGATCTAAATAAGTATGCAATGTAGGATGAGTAGATTCAGAAATTATGTTGGTAAGTTCAAAGAAATTATTCAAGAATGCACAAACCTTCTCTCCTCTTTCCCACTCTTCACTGGATGGGCAATCACTATATGCTGTATCATTTAAACCCATgtgttcaaacttcaaaggCACTGCGATATTTGATTGCATTCTTAAGCATCGTATAAGTAGAAACCCATTTACCGGACACATCCAAATGCAAGCCATCGCTACTATCACCGccatcaacttcttcaacacaTTGACAAAATTGTTTCAACCTAGAGTTTGACACACTCACATACTTCAAACTGTTCCTTATCTTGTCCAATACACCACTTACTACCTTTAAACTCTCTTTCAACCATAAGGTCCAAGACACGAGCACAACACTTAAAATGTTTTTCTAGAGATGGTGCTGTTGCCGATGTGATGAAAGTTCTCAACAAACTATCAAGCGAGCAAAGTTGATTTTTCAAGTTTTGCGAGGTTTCATCATTAGCTGAAACATTATCCATAGTAATAGAAAAAACATTTCTCTCTATTCCCCATTCCTGCAAACAATCAATCACCTTCCTTGATAGCTCAAAACTATCATGTGAAGGGTTGAAATGACAAAAACTCAACACTTTGACAACCAAATTCCATTGATCATCCATAAAATGAGCTGTTAAAGTAACATAACCATGAGAAGAAGTGGAAGAAGTCCAACAATGAAAGCTCAAACACACTCCACCCTTAACTGCAGCCAGctgttttttcaatttatccTTTTCAAGCAAGTAAACTTTCATCACATCAGCGACAACATTATCTCTAGAAAGAGATCGAGCCTCATTAAAAGAAGCAAATTTGGTAAATGCCCTAAATTCATCCCACTCAGCAAACTGAAATGGAATGTAACTTTTTATAGTCATTTGAGTAACCGAATCACGAACCATCCTATGATCAATTTTGTTGAGCTTGAAATGCTTGGCAATAcgagatttcataatcaaaggacatttggTAATATGTTGGACTTGGTTTAGATGAGATATACCTGTCCTTCCAGAAATAAACTGTTTCCCACAAGTTTTACATTCACACAGTTCTTTACCATCTGCTTCAATTTTAACAAAGTAGTTCCAAACATTAAACCTTTTAAGCTTCTTATTTGGTGGTTCATGATCACCATCAGAATATGCTGAGTTACAGCTCTCACCAATAAAATCCATACtacataaaaaagaagaaaaaaaaaatcaaacaaataaacaCACTCAAACTCTACCACATTCGAAACTCATTAGCGTGTATAGCAATATACAAAAACGACAACCCTGAGGATTAATTTTACTTGCTATCAAAGAGATAACAGACTCTTGAAGTGGAATTAATGAAAATGCCAAAAgaattgttttcattattttcaaaattgcatCATCGCTTAGCTAACATTTCATTTTCTCTACATTACAACGGTTCATTTTACGAGTCTCGTATCTTCTCATTAGCAAGTCAAAATGAACACAggttagaaaatgaaaaatactgTAAAATATATTGACAATAAAGTGGGCAACCAACAATGGATTGGTCCAAGTGGTAAGGAATTTGGACCCTTTTAAGCATGTGGTTCGGTTCCCGGCTCAGTTGACAGAGGAGAACGCACCTTGTGTGTCCCACGTATTCTCTATTCTCTAAAAAGATTACCCACTGCTGAGCGGTGCTGGAAACTTTGTACCAATATCATGTaacccaaacaaacaaacattcaaGTAACTAATCGCAATCGGCAACAGTAATAATAAACTATCATTCAAATACCAACACAACATAGATTgtaaatgaataaatttataactgtaattaattattattaaaaataaataacaattttaaagTGAAAACAAGGAAAGGGAACCTGGGTGTGAGTGAGAGTGAGAGTGAGAGCAGTGAAAACGAGGATTGTTGTTTGTTTACAACAACCGCggtttcatctttctttctacTTCCTTCCCGCTCGCTATAGGGAATTCTCGGGGCGCGAGATTATAGGGAATGACAGGTTTTTTTGTATCAACTTTTTACacttcaatttttcttaattactaCACGTGGTTGAGAAAAATACTTTACattctaaattaaaattttaattatatatgaaaattaaaataatgaaatttaatttaatcaacatACATATATTTCCTACTTATTAACATATTGAATATtctcctcttaaaaaaaacacattaactATTCAAtacagatatttttttttatcttttcgtGGTAATTATGTGCAGCATGTAATAAG from Medicago truncatula cultivar Jemalong A17 chromosome 8, MtrunA17r5.0-ANR, whole genome shotgun sequence includes the following:
- the LOC11439951 gene encoding uncharacterized protein; this encodes MENKLFLLFGILVILQFQHVTPADEGGQNVATDSPEKPRLTKLLIDTVSLLRKSHESSWEKIKTVIHDLQMQFSPPNLDFRGKVEHEGVKEAVERSFDKSKESVEGTAKSAAEFVGETIHNTKEKVKESTDSDKDSKAEL